Genomic DNA from Shewanella woodyi ATCC 51908:
AGAGAAAGGTCTTAAGCTCTTTGCGGTAACCGATCACGGTCCAGACATGGCGGATGCCCCTCATTTTTGGCATTTTGTTAATATGAGAGTCTTGCCCAGATTGGTAGATGGTATTGGCATTTTAAGAGGTATAGAAGCCAACATAAAAAATCGAGATGGAGAGATTGATTTTTTCGGTGACTATCTTAAAGAGTTGGATATCGTACTTGCTGGATTTCACGAACCGGTATTTCCTCCCTCTGATCGTCAAACACATACTCAGGCGATGATCTCGACGATTGAGAGTGGCAATGTGGATATTATTACTCACCCGGGTAATCCAGCTTATCCTATCGATATTGATAAAGTTGCAGAAGCGGCAGCAAAACATAATGTGGCTCTGGAGATCAATAACTCCTCTTTTCTTGCATCGCGCAAAGGCAGTGAAGGTAACTGTATCGCGATTGCACGTGCAGTTCACGACGCTGGAGGCTTGCTGGTGATGGGATCTGATTCCCATATCTCTTTCTCTTTAGGGGGATTTGAGCAGGCCATTTTAGTTATCCGTGAAGCAGAGTTTCCTGAGGAGAGACTACTCAATCGAAGCCCACAGGCTTTGCTCTCTTTTTTGTCTGAAAGAGGGCATGACTCCCTTGATGAGTACTCTGTACTACTAAGGAGCTAAATTCGATAGGCATTATTGAAGCTTTCTTGGAAAAATAGCTCTAGCTTCACGCTACAGTTAGAGTTAGAAAGGTTCAAGGGGAAACGCTGTGCTGCTTTTCCTAGTAGGACGCAGTCCGTTCTCGGAGCGTCCTAGGACCTAGAACCTTTCTAAAAAATTAAAATCGTCTTTCCCACCCTGCATAGATAGTGGTGTCCCAATCGTTGCCGCCATTGTGAACATATTGGCTGTAGCCTAGTGTACCACCCACTTTTAAGGTTCCTTCATAGAAAGGGCGATGATAACTGGTGTCGATTTGGTATACCCGCTCATACTCTCCCGGTGAAACAGGGTTGCCACCTTGAGGGTTCGATGTATCTTTACCATCGGTATTCAGTCTTAACCAGCGTAACTTGTTGGTGATGTTTTGACCGCCACCAAGCTGAGTTATTCCGCCTATGACTAAGGTTTCTGAATCATTGTCGTAGGTGCTACCTAGACTTTTACCATAGTAGCGGTAGCCACTTTTATAAAAGCCATGTTCATACATGCAGTTATAGATCTTATCGCTGGCGCCACATGAAGCTTTAGTATCGGCATATTCGATAAAGATCCGAGTATTAATACTAGCAAGCACAAAATCAACACCGCCCATATTAGAAGCGTTGATCAGTTTATTCTTACCATTATGATAATCTTCATGAATGCGCTCATAGTAGATACCATATGGGATCCCAAATGCGGTATCTGACCAGCGAAAATCATAGCCTGCCAGCATATTTTCTTGGCCATTTTCAATTTCACTTTCACTCATGCCACCGTTGAATAGGCCGTCCCACCAGTCACTTAGACTATTACCGTAACCTTCGCCGCCCCACTGCATCGTCCATGAGAAGCCCACTTCTAACTTTGAAATTGGTCTTAGGGTACCGCGAGCGCCCCAATGCTTTGTTTCTGGTACATAGCGGTCACTTTCCATCTGACTAAAGCTGGTGGTGAAAGTCCAAGGCCCGACCCAGTTCAGCCAAGGGGTTTCAAAGGCTTGTGAGTTATTTCGGCTGAATGTGATCCCCGGCATAGGGCGCGCATTGGTGGTCTGAATAAGGCCTGTATCCCAACCCGGCCCCCAGTATTTTTGTTGTGCGCCTGCACTGACTATCCAGTTACCGAGCATGACAGCGGCAAAGCTGTTATCAAGGCGTGCACTGTTGCCATCTATGGGATCGTAGTGGTAGCTTGCCGAAAGGCGGCCGCTAAACCAGTCTTGAGTGACTTCTGCGCTGACAGAGGTCTCTGCTTTATCACGATAGTCTTGACCAAAACCAATAAAACGTGTGGGATCTGATGCCGTAGCCAGTTCAATTTTAGTATTAAAACTTTGATGGTCTTCATTGTAAGCTGCCATGACACGTTCAAATGCAGAGAGTTGACTCGCATTTAGCTGCGATTGCTCAGCTTTGTCCATATCTTGCTTTAACCCGTCCCACATCAGTGGATAAGTGGTAATAGGTTGGAGAATGACACCCGTATCTGAAAGCAGTTGAATATCCGCGCGCAGTGACAAGTCATTAGGTTCGACCCACCATGCAGCCTGCACTGAACTGCACCCTAGCAGTAAAAACCCTGATAATAATTTGATTTTCATTGTGATCCCTTTTGATAATGCCGGCATTCTAGAGGAATCACTTTTATTGGAAAAGTGTTGAATTAGCCCTTGGTAAAAATATTGCCAATTGTCAATTTAACGTAACTGTAGTGTTGGCGTTTTGAGGTGTTTGGGTTTTAATTTTGCAGTTGTGAGTGTTGCTTTATTGTTTTGCTGAGGGTTTGAATACGAATGCAGCATTATTGAAAAGCTTTGCAAGGATATTGCGTAGGTTTAAACTCTTTTTAGTTTATGTATTTTAGATTTTTAATCGAAAATATTTAGTATTGCAAATGAATATAAGCGAATTTAGGTTTGTTCTCGCTACATAAATAGAAAACTCTTATATTGTTAGCCTTAAAACAGAAATAGCTGCGGAGTAGAGAAGATGGTGCGAATGGGCGTCGACCTTGGTGGAACTAAAATTGAAATTGTAGCGTTAAATGATGGAGGAAAAGAACTTTTTCGTAAACGTATACCGACTCCAAGAGAGTACCCTGCCACGCTGGATGCAATAGAAGCACTGGTCAATGAGGTTGAGTCAACATTGGGAGAAACTGGAACTGTTGGCGTGGGGATCCCTGGTGTTGTTTCTCCCTATTCTGGG
This window encodes:
- a CDS encoding phosphatase — its product is MQYLVDVHAHTIASTHAYSTIHDYISVAKEKGLKLFAVTDHGPDMADAPHFWHFVNMRVLPRLVDGIGILRGIEANIKNRDGEIDFFGDYLKELDIVLAGFHEPVFPPSDRQTHTQAMISTIESGNVDIITHPGNPAYPIDIDKVAEAAAKHNVALEINNSSFLASRKGSEGNCIAIARAVHDAGGLLVMGSDSHISFSLGGFEQAILVIREAEFPEERLLNRSPQALLSFLSERGHDSLDEYSVLLRS
- a CDS encoding capsule assembly Wzi family protein — its product is MKIKLLSGFLLLGCSSVQAAWWVEPNDLSLRADIQLLSDTGVILQPITTYPLMWDGLKQDMDKAEQSQLNASQLSAFERVMAAYNEDHQSFNTKIELATASDPTRFIGFGQDYRDKAETSVSAEVTQDWFSGRLSASYHYDPIDGNSARLDNSFAAVMLGNWIVSAGAQQKYWGPGWDTGLIQTTNARPMPGITFSRNNSQAFETPWLNWVGPWTFTTSFSQMESDRYVPETKHWGARGTLRPISKLEVGFSWTMQWGGEGYGNSLSDWWDGLFNGGMSESEIENGQENMLAGYDFRWSDTAFGIPYGIYYERIHEDYHNGKNKLINASNMGGVDFVLASINTRIFIEYADTKASCGASDKIYNCMYEHGFYKSGYRYYGKSLGSTYDNDSETLVIGGITQLGGGQNITNKLRWLRLNTDGKDTSNPQGGNPVSPGEYERVYQIDTSYHRPFYEGTLKVGGTLGYSQYVHNGGNDWDTTIYAGWERRF